The Procambarus clarkii isolate CNS0578487 chromosome 4, FALCON_Pclarkii_2.0, whole genome shotgun sequence genomic sequence agttcctgagcctattgggctctatcatatctacacttgaaactgtgtatggagtcagcctcatgtgtgtgtgtgtgtgtgtgtgtgtgtgtgtgtgtgtgtgtgtgtgtgtgtgtgtgtgtgtgtgtgtgtgtgtgtgtgtgtgtgtgtgtgtgtatacatacataGGGCTCACCAGTTCATGTCCGTGTCGTGGACGTAGAAGCAGTTGCCTTTGATAGGGATGAAGGGATCGTTGCAACCTGCGAGAAACAAACATGCACAAAAGGTTCGACAGCTCAAATTGACTTTCTTAGGAAGGTAAAGAATTATCTAAACTTCATAAATAAACTATTCAGATTCTGTTACAAATTTTGCATGGTATTTTTTTCCAGTAGATATAAATTTTGCTGGTAATTAAGGTTTGGGGAAAAGGTAATGTTGCACTCTCTCAATATTTGCATGATTACATGATACCTTTTTCTCACTATTTAGAAAGCTCGTTTAAAATTCAGTTTGATATTGATCACTATAGCAACCCGGCGTCTGGCCATCCGGCTCCCAACACCTACCTGACGCAGACGCCAACGGTAACATAATCATCGCCACAATATAACACAAGCGAGCCATGCTGAAGGCGGTGGAGGCAGCAGTGACCAGCCTTCAGCGCTGGTGGAGGTTATATACCCACTGACGCCGACGATAAAGGAGGGGATACTATGCTATTCTTACAGTGGGCGATGATAACATGGACTGAGGCACCGCCAGTCCTCGTGTGAACCAAGAGAGCCAGATAAATTATTTGTGTAAATAAGATATACTTTTTAATAAATTTCGAAGAGTAGAACGTCCCAAAGCTGGCCACCTGGAGGTGTTCCCACCGTCGGTGACTTAGGAGTAAGCATGATTGTTGGTAGACTAACTGGCGCTAAATATTACCACATAGACAGTAACAACCACATACATACGATTGCTAATTAACCATTGATACTATCCCGCTAATACAAAACCGCACGAGTGCTATAAAAGGAAGGGAGGAATACCTCTTGGAGAGGAAATAGAGAGTAATGGTGAGAAAAGAGAACTCAAAGTGACGAGATGTAACAACTGGTGTATCTGAGGGATAGGTACTTGGACCCAATCTTCTCCCTATGTACATAACGAACCTGGGAGACTAAAAAGTGTAAATTTAATCAATATTTGCAGACAATGATGTAAAATTGATGGGAGACCCACTTCATGACATAGATTCTTTGATTACAGAAGAATTGCTAAGAATGAGAAGAGGATGGCTTGCCCCTTAAGACAACAACAAATGAGTTACACCTTACTATAAAATGCTATAAATTTGCAGCAATAAATGAAGGCAGACGGTGGCCACTAGGAAAGGACCTATCGAAGGtttaaaaactaaatttttagAAAGTTTTAACAATTAAACAAAGGAACGAGAGTCGCAAGACTGCGTATACATTTTCCAGATTAGTGAAAAAGCGTTTGTATATATGTTTACTTATTAACATATATTGATGAAGCTCCTTTTACTTTAGAGCTTCTTTACTGACGTCAGGCACTCTGCATGGCACTGAATTGCCATTACCCATCGATAACTTAACTGCTATCACGAGACAACGGTTGTAAATCATTTTGGAATTTCTACTGGCTTCACAGTCCTTTTCCAGTTTGGCATCTGCCGATGATGTTATTCTCCTACTGTGTGATTTTCTTTCTGGAATCTGTGATGTCTCCTTCATTCTACACTGCGGTACAAGTAAATTTTATTCGTGTTCCTATCCACATAACTTTTCATTTGGCCAGATTAAAGTTTGTTAGCCATTTGCAGGAGCCAATTTAATTTGTCAGTTCgattatatatacgtaaaattgccCCTATTTCCATCCCCCTTGTGTTATTGCACTTCTTACCTCTTTTCACTCTAATATCTCTAAAtatacttatctagtcaaacacgCCGCGAAGCTACAGCAAGCGTGTGTTTGAGTTTGTAGTGATAATTGTTGATAATCAGAGAGGACAGTAATGTTTTTTCCCATCAGTCAAGGCCTCACCCTGGTGATTATATCACCCTGGTCCACTCTCATGGAGCCTGGTTAAGGAAAAACATGCTTAAGATATCGTTGGTTATCATTGGGTATATAACCTCCACCAGCGCTGAAGGCTGGTCACTGCTGCCTCCACCGACTTCAGCATGGCTCGCTTGTGTTATATTGTGGCGATGATTATGTTATCGTTGGCGTCTGCGTCAGGTAGGTGTTGGGAGCCGGATGGCCAGACGCCGGGTTTCATAATGTGATCAAGTAACCAAAGTTAATATAGCAATCACTTTCTTTCATGTAACCTTACAAAGGTTACATGAAATTGCATTGGTGTTAAAAATTGTGTAAAATTGGTGTAAAAATTGGTGTTACATAAAATTGTATTGGTGTTAAAACTAATAAATCTGTAATATTTCATTTCGTTGCTTGTTTTGTTTACGTGACCTCACGAGAAAGAATTTACAAACATGAGTCACAATTATATTATCCATCAACGCATCCACTGTAAATATCTCATTACCATACTGAATTCCATAAGttttaagaaacaaaataaaaatcAATTGCTGAGgctaatgattttttttaatcatGTTAGGATctgttgatgttgatagttcttaaTATTATGAATTTAAGGATTCGAACTCTTTCCTTGATTCCTTTCCCCCTACAGCCTGCACTGCTCCCTTTACCCTCGTGGGCGGAGGATGCTACTACTTCGAGCAGACTCTCATGTTGTGGTGAGTTAAGAGGATTTGTGTATCTTGTTTTGCGACCCGCACacgcacacataaacacacacacatagacacaccaaaggactaaagagccaaagctcaatcaccttaagtacaactaggtgagtatacacacacacacacacacagaaggatagagcccagtaggctcagaaacctgtacattagttgattgacagttgagaggcgggaccaaagatccagagctcaacccccccgcaagcactattaggtaaattaggtaagtacacacaaacacacacagtgagCCTCACGCTGAGTGGACAGGGCACATCGGTTGTAGGCCcaagggcctgggttcgattcccggccgaggtggAAACagataggcagtttctttcaccctaatgcactTATTCACCTAGctttaaataggtacctaggagttagacagctgctacgggctgcttcctggggatgtgttagtgtgtgtgtatgtgcgttggtgtgtgttagagagaaaaaaatgtagtagatatagaggaaaaatagattggttagaaaggcggggtccaagcgcTAACAACTCGATACATAGGCACAAACTGTAACTACAAATATAAAACACGCGCACACACCCAAACCTGTTTGTATTTACCTATTGTATTTTTACCTGTTTTTTCAttgtatttttattatttattattttttttattattattttttattattattttttattattgttatatttattgtatttttaCCTGTTTGTTTTGTCTCCATGATCGAAtagttagctcttgggccccgccttgaaAGAATCAGTtgcctaatgtactgactcccgacctattttcccTCTATCCTCTATCACATCAACGAAGGCAACAATAGACTATCCCTAAGGGGCATCCCACAACAGCTGACTAAATCAAagtttcctatttactgctaaagaAAACAATTTGACGAAAGGAAACGTTGTTTGACGGTGTTTATTAAATACGTCGTGttcaacgtctctctctctctcagggaggACGCCAGGGATTACTGCAGGAGTCTTGTGAGTGAAGGATACAGCACTGATTTGGCAGTAGTGCATTCTTGTGATCAGCTCGGCGCCATCTGGGAGCACGTCCTCATTGAATGTGAGCTCTCTTTCTGTTCCCTCGTTCGTTCGTGCTGTATTGTGAGGTCTTTCTGTTCCCTCGTTCGTTCGTGCTGTATTGTGAGGTCTTTCTGTTCCTCGTTCGTTCGTGCTGTATTGTGAGGTCTTTCTGTTCCCTCGTTCGTTCGTGCTGTATTGTGAGCTCTCTTTCTGTTCCCTCGTTCGTTCGTGCTGTATTGTGAGGTCTTTCTGTTCCCTCGTTCGTTCGTGCTGTATTGTGAGCTCTCTTTCTGTTCCCTCGTTCGTTCGTGCTGTATTGTGAGGTCTTTCTGTTCCCTCGTTCGTTCGTGCTGTATTGTGAGGTCTCTTTCTGTTCCCTCGTTCGTTCGTGCTGTATTGTGAGGTCTTTCTGTTCCCTCGTTCGTTCGTGCTGTATTGTGAGCTCTCTTTCTGTTCCTCGTTCGTTCGTGCTGTATTGTGAGGTCTTTCTGTTCCTCGTTCGTTCGTGCTGTATTGTGAGCTCTCTTTCTGTTCCTCGTTCGTTCGTGCTGTATTGTGAGCTCTCTTTTTGTTCCCTAAATTCGTTCGTTAATTCGTTCACATTTGTTTTCATTGACCCATTCGTGTTTTAATAATGTTTTTTATTAACCAATCCCAGTTACTGGTCCATTTTTCTTATTGCCAATCATATTTAAACATTATTTTCAATGCCCAGTTTCATTATTAACCCTGATTTATTTTCCCCATTCCTGTATTTACATTGTCTAATCATTCATAGATGGAGAACGTGTCACGCTCTGGATTGGTGGCACAGACACCACTCAGGAAGGCAGTTGGAAATGGGTCAATGGTGACACGGTGCCAAGTGGAGTCCCCTACTGGACTCCAAATCGTCCCATCGTTGACGACACAAGGAACCACTTGGCTCTGCACTCCGACACTGGCTACTTTATAGATAACGGTGGCGAATCTCTGTGGTCCATCTGTGAGCAGACGTCACTGCTCGATGCTCCTAAGGAACCTGTGGAACCGTGTCAGTGAACGAGGAACTGTGCTACAGTTTGCATGTCATATGGGCTTTTTTTTTATTGGTTGGAGCAGAACTAGCATCAATCTTTTTTTATGATTTTTTATAACAGGGAtaactttttttttacatgtCAAGAACATATGGTAGACGATCTTTTGGGCCTGATATTTGGActggagggtagagcgacggtctagcttaATCTTGCAGGTTTGCGTTCGATTCCCCGacggtccaaatggttgggcaccattccttccctccgtcctatatCTGTTCCCTTTCCTTATATCCCTTGTATGTGCTACATAGTCATATATTGGCTTAGCACCTACTTT encodes the following:
- the LOC123750066 gene encoding C-type lectin domain family 10 member A-like translates to MARLCYIVAMIMLSLASASACTAPFTLVGGGCYYFEQTLMLWEDARDYCRSLVSEGYSTDLAVVHSCDQLGAIWEHVLIEYGERVTLWIGGTDTTQEGSWKWVNGDTVPSGVPYWTPNRPIVDDTRNHLALHSDTGYFIDNGGESLWSICEQTSLLDAPKEPVEPCQ